One part of the Candidatus Polarisedimenticolaceae bacterium genome encodes these proteins:
- a CDS encoding sigma 54-interacting transcriptional regulator, producing the protein MIPDVLSGRYRVVREIGRGGMGLVLFVRDEAAGRDVALKLLQDREYSDSGLRHFEQEFRTLTALSHPALPEVFDFGRLRLPDRDSVVPFFTMEFVAGQHADRFLAGEPVDFPAVTRVLAQLLEALAYLHAHGFVHQDVKPSNLLVSGDRAAPRVKLMDLGLAGPPREGAGPGRIRGTAAYLSPEAARGDAVDPRADLYAVGCVAYELVTGRAPFSGATPLSVVRGHLVEPPLPPRSLNRDVPAPLEAFILRLLEKDPGRRPASADRALEQLDRSAGGTLVGAPADRRFRALGGGFTGRQAEVERIRAAIAAASRGGAAWILISGEAGIGKSRLLREAQVLAQLDGGEVFAGRPSLADALAQALRARGPLPPEIEERHGGALARFLGTGEPEIDDDRSGASFEIPGAVAAALACVARGAPVLLAVDDLHAADETTCACLAHLATQAPAGVVVLGACRDDGLARRTPLSEATARCRESGRLEELVLGPLGAADTAAILRSRLGVDDVPDSFLARVVEDTRGNPLHLGELVALLVQEGHVRPGSGVPLDPDALARLEIPSRIRDLGARRIEALEPGARRVLEALATLGEEGADLDAIAAVAETKWETASRQLAELEHAGLVVRRDADGEEAAFRCAHRGIAEILDETTPPERMRRLHEQALSYLERRGVPRRHDAWRQLARHAERAGRAGRAIEAWGRAGDLAREIHASREAIAAWSRAIELAQRQPDAPAPLLCSLYERRSAQHALAGDAARAEEDARWMLARAEKGGQDALRARAHVRLGEALGARERADEAIESLEVAAAIAERLRDTEIACAAHAGIGRAHAAAGRGEEALRSFERAQARASEAGLVAREVDALVAQGALLRERGDFKASLARYEAAASRAGRRAGAAAEIVALEGAALALEVQGRYREAIAAYATARDRARERGDAATAAALTLALGSARARLADDAGARAEFEDALEQARRLDSRELAVRAHACVAALEVRRGNYDAALEAAHEALRRARRPGGRPDLEAEALHGAGRVHLRLGDRPGAGTALVEAERLSRDSHLPRLSAAIVGDLSELRRLEGNAVEARRLAQEAAFLARRAGDRRLEAAGLARLGEAHLLDNDWDRARVAASKALGLVEGSGAAVEEAEALALRARIALGQPGGDVVQSEADALEALQRLRDAGEADALGSVEHLAARAAGRLGRRTESLERLARARASLEQFRSRVPSRWREAWSSDPRRRDLEEEWSRSRPAAPGGDDAAPSDPGPASEVSRLRRENAALKRLLDALRGLGAERDPERLAEAVVATAVELTRAERGFLLERRADGGIEVRAASGPGAGSPSSAIAARAFDSGAAVLATDAASDHAWTDASSVAELGIRSVVAVPVRAGPEVNAVLYLDHRGAAAIFDAAHVEIASRLGEQVALALAAARLVARLEDQRETLDRLNLELERTAAEQRAELADARERIAASQSSLELRYAFEQLVGASPLMQRLYHRIERLAPKRLPVLVVGESGTGKELVARALHARSDRSGGPFFTVNCAALPENLLESELFGYRKGAFTGADRNKPGYFELAHGGTLFLDEIGEMGAAMQAKLLRVLQEGEVLPVGGHAPIRVDVRVVSATHRDLAAMIRDGQFREDLFYRIHVARIDVPPLRARREDIPLLVEHTLDRLAEQEEEPRRDAEPELLRRLAEHDWPGNVRELQHQILRLSAFAKGSTLTLRDLERYGDLGDARTANLPATPSPASGVESLEEIERKQIERALEQARGNKTRAAEILGINRATLFRKLRR; encoded by the coding sequence ATGATCCCCGACGTGCTCTCCGGCCGTTACCGCGTGGTCCGCGAGATCGGCCGAGGCGGGATGGGGCTCGTCCTCTTCGTGCGGGACGAGGCGGCCGGGCGCGACGTCGCGCTGAAACTGCTCCAGGACCGCGAATACTCCGACTCGGGGCTTCGCCACTTCGAGCAGGAGTTCCGGACCCTCACCGCGCTCTCCCACCCGGCGCTCCCCGAGGTCTTCGACTTCGGTCGCCTGCGGCTGCCGGATCGCGACTCCGTCGTCCCGTTCTTCACGATGGAATTCGTCGCCGGACAACACGCCGACCGTTTCCTCGCGGGCGAGCCGGTGGACTTCCCGGCGGTCACGCGCGTCCTGGCGCAGCTGCTCGAGGCCCTCGCCTATCTCCACGCCCACGGGTTCGTCCACCAGGACGTGAAGCCGTCGAACCTCCTCGTCTCGGGGGACCGGGCGGCACCGCGGGTCAAACTGATGGACCTCGGCCTGGCCGGGCCGCCCCGCGAAGGCGCGGGGCCCGGGCGCATCCGCGGAACGGCGGCCTATCTCTCTCCCGAGGCGGCCCGCGGCGACGCGGTCGACCCGCGCGCCGATCTGTACGCCGTGGGATGCGTCGCCTACGAGCTCGTCACCGGACGCGCGCCGTTTTCGGGGGCGACCCCTCTCTCGGTCGTGCGCGGGCACCTCGTCGAGCCGCCGCTTCCGCCACGCTCGCTCAACCGAGACGTCCCCGCCCCTCTCGAGGCGTTCATCCTCCGTCTGCTCGAAAAGGACCCCGGCCGGCGTCCCGCCAGCGCCGATCGGGCCCTCGAGCAACTCGACCGCTCGGCGGGAGGCACCCTCGTCGGCGCCCCCGCGGATCGGCGTTTCCGCGCGCTGGGCGGAGGGTTCACCGGAAGGCAGGCGGAGGTCGAGCGCATCCGCGCGGCGATCGCCGCCGCGTCCCGCGGCGGCGCGGCGTGGATTCTCATCTCCGGAGAGGCCGGCATCGGGAAGTCGCGCCTGCTGCGCGAGGCCCAGGTCCTCGCGCAGCTCGACGGCGGCGAAGTCTTCGCCGGACGTCCGTCGCTCGCCGACGCGCTCGCCCAGGCGTTGCGGGCGCGCGGCCCGCTCCCCCCGGAGATCGAGGAACGCCACGGCGGCGCGCTCGCCCGGTTCCTGGGGACCGGCGAGCCGGAGATCGACGACGACCGCTCGGGGGCGTCGTTCGAGATTCCCGGCGCGGTGGCGGCGGCGCTCGCATGCGTCGCGCGCGGCGCGCCGGTCCTGCTCGCGGTGGACGACCTGCACGCGGCCGACGAGACGACGTGTGCGTGCCTTGCGCACCTCGCCACGCAGGCTCCGGCCGGGGTCGTCGTTCTCGGCGCGTGCCGTGACGACGGCCTCGCGCGCCGGACTCCCCTTTCCGAGGCGACGGCTCGGTGCCGCGAGTCCGGGCGGCTCGAGGAGCTCGTCCTCGGTCCGCTCGGCGCCGCCGACACGGCGGCGATCCTGCGCTCCCGACTGGGAGTCGACGACGTACCGGATTCGTTTCTCGCGCGCGTGGTCGAGGACACGCGCGGGAACCCGCTCCATCTCGGAGAGCTCGTCGCCCTGCTGGTGCAGGAGGGGCACGTCCGCCCCGGTTCCGGGGTCCCGCTCGATCCCGACGCGCTCGCGCGGCTCGAGATTCCGAGTCGTATCCGCGATCTCGGCGCGCGCCGGATCGAGGCGCTCGAACCGGGGGCGCGGCGCGTGCTCGAGGCGCTCGCGACACTCGGCGAAGAGGGCGCGGACCTCGACGCGATCGCGGCCGTCGCGGAAACCAAGTGGGAGACCGCCTCGCGCCAGCTCGCCGAGCTCGAACACGCCGGCCTCGTCGTCCGCCGCGACGCGGACGGCGAGGAGGCCGCCTTTCGATGCGCCCATCGCGGGATCGCCGAGATCCTCGACGAAACCACGCCGCCCGAACGGATGCGGCGCCTGCACGAGCAGGCGCTCTCCTACCTCGAACGACGCGGCGTGCCCCGCCGTCACGACGCCTGGCGCCAGCTCGCCCGGCACGCCGAGCGCGCCGGCCGAGCCGGGCGCGCGATCGAGGCGTGGGGCCGGGCGGGCGACCTCGCCCGCGAGATCCACGCGAGCCGGGAGGCGATCGCCGCGTGGTCGCGCGCGATCGAGCTCGCCCAACGCCAGCCCGACGCGCCGGCACCGCTGCTGTGCAGCCTCTACGAGCGACGGTCGGCGCAACACGCGCTCGCGGGGGACGCCGCGCGCGCCGAGGAGGATGCGCGATGGATGCTCGCGCGCGCCGAGAAGGGAGGGCAGGACGCCCTCCGCGCCCGGGCTCACGTCCGGCTCGGCGAGGCGCTCGGCGCGCGGGAGCGCGCCGACGAGGCGATCGAGTCCCTGGAGGTCGCCGCGGCGATCGCGGAGCGCCTGCGCGACACGGAGATCGCCTGCGCCGCCCACGCCGGCATCGGGCGCGCCCACGCCGCCGCCGGGCGCGGCGAGGAGGCGCTGCGGTCCTTCGAGCGCGCCCAGGCCCGCGCATCCGAAGCGGGGCTCGTGGCGCGCGAGGTCGACGCGCTCGTCGCGCAGGGGGCGCTCCTGCGCGAGCGGGGCGACTTCAAGGCTTCGCTCGCGCGCTACGAGGCGGCGGCCTCCCGCGCGGGGCGACGCGCCGGGGCCGCTGCGGAAATCGTCGCTCTCGAGGGAGCGGCGCTCGCCCTGGAGGTCCAGGGGCGATACCGGGAAGCCATCGCCGCCTACGCGACCGCCCGCGACCGAGCCCGCGAACGGGGCGATGCCGCGACCGCGGCCGCCCTGACCCTCGCCCTGGGCTCCGCGCGCGCACGGCTCGCCGACGACGCGGGCGCCCGAGCCGAGTTCGAGGACGCGCTCGAGCAGGCCCGGCGTCTCGACTCGCGCGAGCTGGCGGTGCGGGCCCATGCCTGCGTCGCCGCCCTCGAGGTCCGACGAGGGAACTACGACGCCGCGCTCGAGGCGGCCCACGAGGCGCTGCGGCGCGCGCGCCGCCCGGGCGGGCGGCCCGATCTCGAGGCGGAGGCGCTTCACGGCGCAGGGCGCGTGCACCTGCGCCTGGGCGACCGTCCCGGCGCCGGAACGGCCCTCGTCGAGGCGGAGCGCCTGTCGCGCGACTCGCACCTTCCGCGCCTTTCGGCCGCGATCGTCGGCGACCTCTCGGAGTTGCGTCGGCTCGAGGGAAACGCGGTCGAGGCGCGTCGCCTCGCCCAGGAGGCCGCCTTCCTCGCCCGGCGCGCCGGCGACCGGCGCCTCGAGGCGGCGGGTCTCGCGAGGCTCGGCGAGGCGCACCTGCTCGACAACGACTGGGACCGCGCCCGCGTGGCGGCGAGCAAGGCTCTCGGGCTCGTCGAGGGATCCGGCGCCGCCGTGGAGGAGGCGGAGGCGCTCGCCCTTCGCGCGCGGATCGCGCTGGGACAGCCCGGGGGGGACGTCGTGCAGTCCGAGGCCGACGCCCTCGAGGCGCTCCAGCGGCTCCGGGACGCCGGGGAGGCCGACGCGCTCGGCTCGGTCGAACACCTCGCGGCGCGGGCTGCGGGCCGTCTCGGGCGCAGGACCGAATCGCTGGAGCGGCTCGCGCGCGCACGCGCCTCCCTCGAGCAGTTCCGTTCGCGCGTGCCGTCGCGGTGGCGCGAAGCGTGGAGCTCGGACCCGCGTCGCCGGGACCTCGAGGAGGAATGGTCGCGGTCCCGGCCTGCCGCGCCGGGAGGCGACGACGCGGCGCCTTCCGATCCGGGACCTGCCTCGGAGGTCTCGCGCCTGCGCCGGGAGAACGCGGCGCTCAAACGCCTCCTCGACGCCCTGCGAGGCCTGGGGGCCGAACGCGACCCGGAGCGCCTCGCCGAGGCGGTCGTCGCCACGGCCGTCGAGCTGACCCGGGCCGAGCGCGGCTTCCTGCTGGAGCGGCGCGCGGACGGGGGGATCGAGGTGCGGGCCGCCTCCGGTCCCGGGGCGGGGTCGCCGAGCTCGGCGATCGCGGCGCGCGCGTTCGACTCGGGAGCCGCCGTGCTCGCCACCGACGCCGCCTCCGACCACGCGTGGACCGACGCCTCGTCGGTCGCGGAGCTGGGCATCCGGTCGGTCGTCGCGGTCCCCGTGAGAGCGGGCCCCGAGGTGAACGCGGTGCTCTACCTCGATCACCGGGGCGCCGCCGCGATCTTCGACGCCGCCCACGTGGAGATCGCGTCGCGGCTGGGGGAGCAGGTCGCCCTCGCCCTCGCCGCGGCGCGCCTGGTCGCCCGGCTCGAGGATCAGCGCGAGACACTCGACCGGCTCAACCTGGAGCTCGAGCGCACCGCCGCGGAGCAGCGCGCGGAGCTTGCCGACGCGCGCGAGCGGATCGCGGCGAGCCAGTCCAGCCTCGAGCTCCGCTACGCCTTCGAGCAGCTCGTCGGCGCCTCTCCGCTCATGCAGCGGCTGTATCACCGCATCGAGCGGCTCGCGCCCAAGCGCCTTCCGGTGCTCGTCGTCGGGGAGTCGGGAACGGGGAAGGAGCTCGTTGCACGCGCGCTGCACGCGCGCAGCGATCGCAGCGGCGGCCCCTTCTTCACGGTCAACTGCGCGGCGCTTCCGGAGAATCTGCTCGAGAGCGAGTTGTTCGGTTACCGCAAGGGGGCGTTCACCGGCGCCGACCGCAACAAACCCGGCTACTTCGAGCTCGCGCACGGCGGGACTCTCTTCCTCGACGAGATCGGCGAGATGGGCGCCGCGATGCAGGCGAAGCTCCTGCGCGTCCTGCAGGAAGGCGAGGTGCTCCCGGTGGGAGGCCACGCTCCGATCCGCGTCGACGTCCGGGTCGTGTCGGCGACCCACCGCGACCTCGCCGCGATGATCCGCGACGGCCAGTTCCGGGAGGACCTGTTCTACCGGATCCACGTCGCGCGGATCGACGTGCCGCCGCTGCGCGCGCGCCGCGAGGACATCCCCCTGCTCGTCGAGCACACGCTCGACAGGCTCGCCGAGCAGGAGGAGGAGCCCCGTCGCGATGCCGAGCCGGAGCTGCTCCGCCGCCTCGCGGAGCACGACTGGCCCGGGAACGTCCGTGAGCTCCAGCACCAGATCCTCCGGCTCAGCGCGTTCGCCAAGGGCTCGACGCTCACGCTCCGGGACCTCGAGCGCTACGGCGATCTCGGCGACGCCCGGACCGCGAACCTCCCCGCCACCCCCTCGCCCGCGTCGGGAGTCGAGAGCCTCGAGGAGATCGAGCGCAAGCAGATCGAGCGCGCCCTCGAACAGGCGCGGGGGAACAAGACCCGCGCCGCGGAGATCCTCGGGATCAATCGCGCGACGTTGTTTCGGAAGCTGCGACGCTAG
- a CDS encoding diguanylate cyclase, producing the protein MLSPDASSGNVLLLTDSPERGERLGRWIATTGERPVVLSGAEKFLMETGDDESIDLLVTDLDTDDPAARGLMDRLATGELFRDVPQLHVFRDLAFRDHFLAGHPSQAALAMAAPAEAEGFQARVRLASEIGRLRRELARGSIRDPMTGLFNRRYLMLRLEEEFSRARRHRTPLSLLLLDIDHLKKINDAFGLVAGDTVIRKVAQTIRAQVRREDLLGRTGEESFGILLANNRYRGAAILANKIRSEVEELLLQFRGESFHVRISAGVSAFPDNPSIRGADDLVRTTEDALAAAKSRGGNRVAVDEGILRRDRRVVLVADPDPTLLDLAEDLLGLDDLLVARAENAAAALAAVAVRPPDLLVVDLGLAESEGGARFLERLQRGDGGRRVPVIALAREAGADPDALARLGVDRFLTKPFSVSLLRGLAQELLDAYRPS; encoded by the coding sequence GTGCTTTCTCCCGATGCGTCGAGCGGCAACGTGCTGCTCCTCACCGACTCCCCCGAGCGCGGGGAACGGCTCGGTCGCTGGATCGCCACCACCGGCGAGAGGCCCGTCGTTCTCTCGGGGGCCGAGAAGTTCCTTATGGAAACCGGCGACGACGAGTCGATCGACCTCCTCGTCACCGACCTCGACACCGACGATCCGGCGGCGCGCGGACTGATGGACCGCCTCGCCACGGGCGAACTGTTCCGGGACGTCCCGCAACTGCACGTCTTCCGGGACCTCGCGTTCCGCGACCACTTCCTCGCCGGACACCCTTCCCAGGCGGCCCTCGCCATGGCGGCCCCTGCCGAGGCGGAGGGGTTCCAGGCCCGGGTCCGCCTGGCGAGCGAGATCGGACGGCTCCGCCGGGAGCTCGCGCGCGGCTCGATCCGGGACCCGATGACCGGCCTGTTCAACCGCCGCTACCTGATGCTGCGACTGGAGGAGGAGTTCTCCCGCGCGCGACGGCATCGCACACCCCTCTCCCTGCTCCTCCTCGACATCGACCACCTCAAGAAGATCAACGACGCGTTCGGGCTCGTCGCCGGCGACACCGTGATCCGCAAGGTGGCGCAGACGATCCGCGCGCAGGTGCGGCGTGAGGACCTGCTCGGCCGCACGGGGGAGGAGTCGTTCGGCATCCTCCTGGCCAACAACCGCTATCGCGGCGCGGCGATCCTCGCGAACAAGATCCGGAGCGAGGTGGAGGAGTTGCTGCTCCAGTTCCGCGGCGAGAGCTTCCACGTCCGGATCTCCGCCGGCGTATCGGCCTTTCCGGACAACCCCTCGATTCGGGGGGCGGACGACCTCGTCCGAACGACGGAGGACGCCCTCGCCGCCGCGAAGTCCCGCGGAGGCAACCGCGTGGCGGTCGACGAGGGGATCCTGCGGCGCGACCGTCGCGTCGTGCTCGTCGCGGATCCGGACCCCACGCTGCTCGACCTCGCGGAAGACCTTCTCGGCCTCGACGACCTGCTGGTCGCCCGGGCCGAGAACGCCGCCGCCGCGTTGGCCGCCGTCGCCGTCCGCCCCCCCGACCTCCTCGTCGTCGACCTCGGTCTCGCCGAGTCCGAAGGGGGCGCTCGGTTTCTCGAGCGTCTGCAGCGCGGGGACGGAGGACGGCGCGTCCCCGTGATCGCGCTGGCACGCGAGGCCGGGGCCGACCCGGATGCCCTCGCTCGCCTGGGCGTCGACCGTTTCCTCACGAAGCCGTTCAGCGTGAGCCTTCTGAGGGGGCTCGCGCAGGAATTGCTGGACGCCTACCGGCCCTCCTGA